From Corallococcus exiguus:
GTCGCGGGCGCGGAAGCGGTGCGTGCGTACGCCAGGCAGTACCGGGTGACGCGCACCATCCTGCTGAGCGACGGCGAGCCCACCGAGGGCGTGACGTCCAACGCGGGCCTCTTCTCCGAGGTGGGCAAGCTGCGCGATACGGGCATCACCGTGAGCGCGCTGGGCGTGGGCAGCGGCTTCAACGACACGCTGATGCGCGGCATGGCCGAGCGCGGCGGCGGCTTCTCCGGCTTCGTCAGCGACTCCTCGGAGCTGGCCGCCATCTTCACCCGTGAGCTGGAGCAGGCCGCCAGCACCGTCGCGCGCAACGTGAGCATGACGCTGACCCTGCCGCCCGGCGTGAGCGGCGTGGAGGTGATGGGCCTGCCGTCCACCCGCGACGGCAACGTCGTGCGCATCCCCCTCTACGATTTGACGGGTGGCCAGTCCGCGCGCGTGGTGGTGAAGCTGACGCTGGACGCGCCGGCGAACGCGGCGGACATGAACGTGCTGGACGCCTCCGTGTCGTACGTGGACGTGGCGGCGGACCTGCCGTCGCAGGTGACGGTGGCCCTGGGCGCGAAGGTGACGAACGACGTCCAGGTGGTGCACGCGAACCTGGACCGCGATGTGCGCGTCCATGCCATCCGTGCGTTGGGTACCCAGCAGCTCCAGGCGGCCGCGGAGCAGATGCAGAGCGGCAACCGGGAGAGCGCGCTCAGCTTCCTGACCAACGCGCGTAAACTGTTCGGCGCTTCGGCGTCCGCGCTCGCAGGAGAGCTTGCGGACGTGGACAAGACCCAGGCAGCCTATGGCAGTGCCCAGAGTGACTCCGACGTCCGCCGCGAGGCGCTCGACCTCAAGAAGAAGACGATGAAGAACTTCGGGCAGAGCAACAGCTACTAGTCCCCCCGTCGTACGGAGCCCGGTGCACCATGTCCCTCTCCATCCAACTCATCCGGCGGGAGGACTTCGAGTCGCGCTGCCTCTACGCGCTCGTGGGAGCCGGGGCCATGGCGCTGGTGGCCGGCGTGGCGCGGCAGGTGCTGCGCGTGCCGGTGGAGCCGGGCTACTTCGCGCTGATGGCGGCGGCCATCACCGCGGTGAAGCCGAAGGCGGCGGAGAACCTCCTGGTGCGCGCGGGGATGGTGCTGCTGCCCGCCGTGCCCTACGTGCTGGGGCTCGGGTCGCCCTGGACACACGCGGTGGCGGGAGCCATCGCCGCGGGGCTGCTGGCGTGGCGGGGCAACGGGCGCGACAGCCTGGGCA
This genomic window contains:
- a CDS encoding vWA domain-containing protein, whose protein sequence is MNRTKLLLTLAGLLFVGALALDARSFFAKTSSHPPVVEERLPNGHLRRTPLRSPTVATSPVDQTHTVIQPDEAPIQGVLPVVLGQPASGKAGPVELTGKLSGAYVKTGPGEAFAVFELSARMPEKVQRVPVNLSLVVDRSGSMDGAKLTDAKRAAQELVRQLRDGDRLALVHYGSDVKVVPSVEINNTTRRELLSTIDAIQVNGGTHMSGGLVAGAEAVRAYARQYRVTRTILLSDGEPTEGVTSNAGLFSEVGKLRDTGITVSALGVGSGFNDTLMRGMAERGGGFSGFVSDSSELAAIFTRELEQAASTVARNVSMTLTLPPGVSGVEVMGLPSTRDGNVVRIPLYDLTGGQSARVVVKLTLDAPANAADMNVLDASVSYVDVAADLPSQVTVALGAKVTNDVQVVHANLDRDVRVHAIRALGTQQLQAAAEQMQSGNRESALSFLTNARKLFGASASALAGELADVDKTQAAYGSAQSDSDVRREALDLKKKTMKNFGQSNSY